One Micromonospora craniellae genomic region harbors:
- the ltrA gene encoding group II intron reverse transcriptase/maturase has product MSQPGLTGKSHDIPKRLIWAAWLKVKGNGGAAGADGVTIEQFETRLADNLYRLWNRMSSGSYFPGPVRAVEIPKKGGVRILGIPNVVDRVAQTVAVLVLEPEVEKVFHDDSYGYRPGRSPIDAIRVCRQRCFKKDWVVDLDVKAFFDSVRWDLMLKAVARHTTHPWVMLYVERWLRAPMLMPDGTLTHRNKGTPQGGPISPLIANIFLHYGFDTWMGREFPGVGFERFADDVVVHCVTERQAQQVRQAIDRRFADIGLQLHPDKTRIVYCKDDRRRLDYELVTFTFCGYAFRPRKAWDKIRGRARTGFLPAVAPGKLTDMSRKVASWRLHRRTTGNLADLAVEVNPVLRGWLNYFTVFYPSAVYPIGKRIDRHLMRWAKWKYKRLKRSDDRARVWLRDVRQRSPDLFAHWAMRYTT; this is encoded by the coding sequence GTGAGTCAGCCAGGGTTGACAGGCAAGTCGCACGATATCCCAAAGCGGCTGATCTGGGCCGCGTGGTTGAAGGTGAAAGGTAATGGCGGAGCGGCCGGGGCCGACGGAGTGACGATCGAACAGTTCGAAACGAGGTTGGCTGACAACCTCTACCGACTGTGGAACCGTATGTCGTCGGGCAGCTATTTCCCCGGCCCGGTCCGGGCGGTGGAGATCCCGAAGAAGGGTGGGGTCAGGATTCTGGGCATTCCCAATGTGGTCGACCGGGTGGCGCAGACGGTGGCGGTGCTGGTGTTGGAGCCGGAGGTGGAGAAGGTGTTCCACGACGACTCCTACGGATATCGTCCCGGACGGTCCCCGATTGATGCGATTCGGGTGTGTCGGCAGCGGTGTTTCAAGAAGGACTGGGTCGTCGATTTGGACGTCAAGGCCTTTTTCGACTCCGTGCGGTGGGATTTGATGCTCAAGGCGGTGGCGCGTCACACGACTCACCCGTGGGTCATGCTGTATGTGGAGCGCTGGTTGAGAGCGCCGATGCTGATGCCCGACGGGACCCTGACCCATCGGAACAAGGGGACACCGCAGGGTGGTCCGATCTCCCCGTTGATCGCCAACATTTTTCTGCACTACGGCTTCGACACCTGGATGGGCCGTGAGTTTCCCGGGGTCGGGTTCGAGCGGTTCGCAGACGATGTGGTGGTCCACTGCGTGACCGAACGTCAGGCGCAACAGGTGCGTCAGGCGATCGATCGTCGGTTCGCGGACATCGGGTTGCAGTTGCACCCCGACAAGACGCGCATCGTGTACTGCAAAGACGACCGGCGCCGTCTCGACTACGAGCTGGTGACGTTCACGTTCTGCGGGTACGCGTTTCGTCCCCGGAAGGCATGGGACAAGATCCGCGGAAGGGCCCGGACCGGGTTCCTACCCGCGGTTGCCCCGGGGAAGCTGACCGATATGAGCCGCAAGGTCGCGTCCTGGCGGCTACATCGACGCACGACCGGCAACCTGGCAGACCTCGCCGTAGAGGTCAACCCTGTCCTTCGGGGCTGGTTGAACTACTTCACCGTGTTTTACCCGAGCGCGGTCTACCCGATCGGCAAGCGCATCGATCGTCATCTGATGCGCTGGGCGAAGTGGAAGTACAAGCGACTCAAACGCAGCGACGACAGAGCTCGAGTATGGCTACGAGACGTCCGGCAACGGTCGCCCGACCTGTTCGCGCACTGGGCGATGCGGTACACGACCTGA
- a CDS encoding VirB4 family type IV secretion system protein produces the protein MIRRRRSGGAAVEAPPASLASAVAPATVEVTPRWLHVGDGYAATLVVTGYPAEVGPAWLEPLLSWPGRLDLAMHIEPLPAPIAASRLRKQRARLESSRRADSERGKLADPYVDAAAHDAGDLAERLARGAAKLFRVGLYLTVHARTEDELLQACAQVRAAAASTLLEVQPATWRQLPGWTTTLPLASDGLRMLRTMDTQALASSFPLASPDLPAPLPGDPPATGGVLYGVNPASAGIVWWDRWTQENHNSIVLARSGAGKSYFVKLEILRSLYQGVQVAVVDPEDEYLRLCDAVGGSAVRLGLPGVKINPLDLPAGDRRPDVLTRRGLFLHTLISVLLGHQPPPAERAALDRAILAVYRSAGITADPATHHRPAPLLRDLAETLRADDDPAAATLAARLAPWVQGSFADLFNGPTTQTPLGHLVVWSLRHLPDELRTVGTLLALDSIWRTVDAPVGPPQRRLVVVDEAWLLMRDGEGARFLFRMSKAARKRNAGLTVVTQDAADVLGTDLGQAVVSNAATQVLLRQAPQAIDAVGEAFGLTGGERRLLLSARRGQGLLISGVSRTSFESISSEAEHELCTTNPAELADLDEEDDL, from the coding sequence ATGATCAGGAGGAGACGCTCCGGCGGCGCGGCTGTGGAAGCCCCGCCGGCCTCGCTGGCGTCGGCGGTCGCACCGGCCACGGTCGAGGTCACCCCCCGCTGGCTGCACGTCGGCGACGGATACGCCGCCACCCTGGTGGTGACCGGCTACCCGGCCGAGGTCGGCCCGGCGTGGCTGGAACCGCTGCTGTCCTGGCCGGGCCGGCTCGACCTCGCCATGCACATCGAGCCGCTCCCGGCACCGATCGCCGCGTCCCGGCTGCGAAAGCAGCGGGCCCGGCTGGAGTCCTCCCGGCGGGCCGACTCCGAGCGGGGCAAGCTGGCCGACCCCTACGTCGACGCCGCCGCGCACGACGCCGGCGACCTGGCCGAACGCCTCGCCCGGGGCGCGGCGAAGCTGTTCCGCGTCGGCCTGTATCTCACCGTGCACGCCCGCACCGAAGACGAACTACTGCAGGCGTGCGCGCAGGTCCGGGCCGCCGCCGCATCAACCCTGCTGGAGGTACAACCCGCGACCTGGCGGCAGCTTCCCGGATGGACCACCACCCTGCCGCTGGCCTCCGACGGGCTGCGGATGCTGCGCACCATGGACACCCAAGCCCTGGCCAGCTCGTTCCCGCTGGCGTCACCGGATCTGCCCGCGCCGCTGCCCGGTGACCCGCCAGCCACCGGTGGCGTCCTCTACGGCGTCAACCCCGCCAGCGCCGGGATCGTCTGGTGGGACCGCTGGACGCAGGAGAACCACAACTCCATCGTCCTCGCCCGAAGTGGGGCGGGGAAGTCGTACTTCGTCAAGTTGGAGATCCTGCGCAGCCTCTACCAGGGTGTGCAGGTCGCGGTCGTCGATCCCGAGGACGAGTACCTGCGACTGTGCGACGCGGTCGGCGGCAGCGCCGTGCGCCTCGGCCTCCCCGGCGTGAAGATCAACCCCCTGGATCTGCCGGCCGGCGACCGGCGTCCGGACGTGCTCACCCGCCGTGGGCTGTTCCTGCACACGCTGATCAGCGTGCTGCTCGGGCATCAGCCGCCCCCAGCGGAGCGGGCCGCCCTGGACCGGGCCATCCTCGCCGTCTACCGGTCCGCCGGCATCACGGCGGACCCGGCCACACATCACCGACCGGCGCCCCTGCTGCGCGACCTGGCCGAGACGCTGCGCGCCGACGACGACCCGGCCGCCGCGACTCTGGCCGCCCGGCTCGCGCCGTGGGTACAGGGCAGCTTCGCCGACCTGTTCAACGGGCCGACCACCCAAACCCCGCTCGGGCACCTCGTCGTGTGGTCCCTCCGTCACCTGCCCGACGAGCTACGCACGGTCGGCACGCTACTCGCGCTGGACTCGATCTGGCGCACGGTCGACGCGCCGGTCGGCCCGCCGCAGCGGCGGCTCGTCGTGGTCGACGAGGCCTGGTTGCTGATGCGTGACGGCGAGGGCGCAAGGTTTCTCTTCCGCATGTCGAAGGCGGCGCGTAAACGCAACGCGGGCCTGACCGTGGTCACCCAGGACGCCGCCGACGTGCTCGGCACGGACCTCGGCCAGGCGGTGGTGTCCAACGCCGCCACGCAGGTGCTGCTGCGGCAGGCGCCCCAGGCCATCGACGCCGTCGGAGAGGCTTTCGGCCTCACCGGCGGCGAGCGGCGGCTGCTGCTGTCGGCCCGCCGCGGCCAGGGATTGTTGATCTCCGGGGTGAGCAGAACGAGCTTCGAATCCATTTCCTCGGAGGCAGAGCACGAGCTGTGCACCACGAACCCAGCCGAGTTGGCCGACCTCGACGAGGAGGACGACCTGTGA
- a CDS encoding PrgI family protein — protein sequence MPADVDAPDKVAYGLTFHQLAIVAAGALLYYGVWQALNTVVPVPVLIGAGVVLGGLVIGLALGRRDGLPLDEWLLHAIRHTRTPRSLAAADVATDPGAPDWVETPKSGRTPLPAPLRLPADAIDDDGEISLGGARAAIVGTTTVNLALRTPDEQAALIDSWGRWLNSLSTPTQIVVSAQPVDLASHSRALAAAADAQPHPQLRAACADHAEFLGDLASRRDPLRRQVLVVHRTTAGERTGHAARRRADDTVRALAGLGVSPRVLDGAAVTAALTSAADPYRPPRPGGLAAPDAVITASAPARNPRKRRKP from the coding sequence ATGCCCGCCGACGTCGACGCCCCCGACAAGGTCGCCTACGGCCTGACCTTCCACCAACTGGCCATCGTCGCCGCCGGAGCGCTTCTGTACTACGGCGTATGGCAAGCCTTGAACACGGTGGTCCCGGTACCGGTGCTCATCGGTGCTGGTGTGGTGTTGGGCGGGCTGGTGATCGGTCTAGCGCTCGGTCGCCGAGACGGCCTGCCCCTGGACGAGTGGCTGCTACACGCGATCCGTCACACCCGTACCCCTCGGTCGCTGGCCGCCGCTGACGTCGCGACGGATCCCGGTGCGCCGGACTGGGTCGAGACGCCGAAGAGCGGCCGGACGCCGCTGCCGGCGCCGTTGCGGCTGCCCGCCGACGCCATCGACGACGACGGGGAGATCAGTCTCGGGGGCGCCCGCGCCGCGATCGTCGGCACCACCACGGTGAACCTCGCGCTGCGCACCCCCGACGAGCAGGCGGCCCTCATCGATAGCTGGGGACGGTGGCTCAACAGCCTGTCCACGCCGACGCAGATCGTCGTGTCGGCGCAGCCGGTCGATCTGGCGTCTCACAGCCGTGCGCTCGCCGCCGCCGCGGATGCCCAGCCGCATCCGCAGCTTCGCGCGGCGTGCGCCGATCACGCCGAGTTCCTCGGCGACCTCGCCTCGCGGCGCGACCCGCTGCGCCGGCAGGTCCTGGTCGTCCACCGCACGACCGCAGGCGAGCGCACCGGTCACGCCGCGCGGCGCCGCGCCGACGACACCGTTCGGGCACTGGCCGGGCTCGGCGTCAGCCCCCGGGTGCTCGACGGCGCGGCAGTGACCGCCGCTCTGACTTCCGCCGCCGACCCCTACCGGCCACCGCGCCCGGGCGGCCTCGCCGCACCCGATGCCGTCATCACCGCGAGCGCCCCCGCTCGCAACCCCAGGAAGAGGAGGAAGCCATGA